One Indicator indicator isolate 239-I01 chromosome 21, UM_Iind_1.1, whole genome shotgun sequence DNA segment encodes these proteins:
- the PRRG4 gene encoding transmembrane gamma-carboxyglutamic acid protein 4, which translates to MFAVLVLLSQLHVMLFAFPHCTGRLKTSTQTEWKDVFTSAKEANLFIGRHLLNNRFDFEAFTADNLERECYEEMCNYEEAREIFEDTEKTMDFWKDYSTKGPKIRSGDETLQKINVTGLLISLVAAGVLLVIIALLIFYCCKSRCKSRQPPGYLDYARSRRRNSSSIFRRHEEFSLNPLPPRTADSELPTYEQAVSSDGQHNVPPPPYPGPPKGRWLFRKSMSLPGP; encoded by the exons ATGTTTGCGGTTTTGGTACTGCTGTCTCAACTACATGTGATGCTGTTTGCATTTCCTCATTGCACAGGGAGATTAAAGACTTCGACACAAACTGAATGGAAAGATG tgTTCACATCAGCAAAGGAGGCAAATTTATTCATTGGACGACATCTTCTGAATAACAGATTTGATTTTGAAGCATTCACAGCAGATAACCTGGAAAGAGAATGCTATGAAGAGATGTGCAATTATGAAGAAGCAAGAGAAATTTTTGAAGACACTGAGAAAACG ATGGATTTTTGGAAAGACTATTCAACTAAAGGGCCTAAAATAAGATCAG GTGATGAGACACTACAAAAGATTAATGTTACAGGACTTCTCATCAGTCTAGTTGCTGCTGGAGTACTGTTAGTTATAATTGCACTGCTTATCTTCTACTGCTGCAAAAGTAGATGCAAATCAAGGCAACCACCAGG GTACTTGGATTATGCAAGAAGTAGAAGACGTAATTCATCTAGTATCTTCAGAAGgcatgaagaattttctttaaaCCCACTTCCTCCCAGAACTGCTGATTCAGAACTACCAACATATGAGCAAGCAGTTTCTTCAGATGGACAACACAATGTGCCACCACCCCCTTATCCAGGGCCTCCAAAAGGAAGATGGCTGTTTAGAAAGTCTATGTCACTTCCCGGCCCTTAG